A single window of [Clostridium] hylemonae DSM 15053 DNA harbors:
- a CDS encoding polysaccharide deacetylase family protein, producing the protein MKQETVKRVKSYVVLALAAAVALAGSFKYVSKYVKVSSNVNGRELPIYSVETKEKKVALTFDAAWGNEDTQKILGILKKHDVHVTFFMTGGWVEKYPDDVKAVYEAGHDLGSHSENHKNMSQLSDEEKKQELLSVHKKVKELTGVDMNLFRAPYGDYDDAVILTARECGYYTIQWNVDSLDWKDYGVESILTTVLDNEQLGSGSVILCHNGAKYTADALDGLITGLEKKGYEIVPVSQLIYKDGYHMDVTGRQIKD; encoded by the coding sequence ATGAAGCAGGAGACAGTCAAAAGGGTAAAAAGTTATGTGGTACTGGCGCTTGCGGCGGCAGTTGCGCTTGCCGGTTCCTTCAAGTATGTGTCGAAGTATGTGAAGGTATCAAGTAATGTAAATGGGCGGGAGCTTCCGATATATTCCGTGGAGACAAAAGAGAAAAAAGTGGCTCTTACATTTGACGCGGCGTGGGGGAACGAGGATACGCAGAAGATACTCGGCATATTAAAAAAGCACGATGTCCATGTGACCTTTTTTATGACAGGCGGCTGGGTAGAAAAGTATCCGGATGATGTGAAGGCGGTTTACGAGGCAGGACATGATCTGGGAAGCCACAGTGAGAATCATAAAAATATGTCTCAGCTGAGTGATGAAGAGAAAAAGCAGGAACTTCTGTCAGTGCATAAGAAAGTGAAGGAACTGACAGGAGTGGATATGAATCTGTTCCGGGCGCCGTACGGGGACTATGACGACGCTGTGATCCTGACCGCCAGAGAATGTGGTTATTATACGATCCAGTGGAATGTAGACAGCCTGGACTGGAAAGACTATGGTGTGGAAAGTATCCTTACAACTGTGCTCGACAATGAGCAGCTTGGCAGCGGCTCCGTCATTCTATGCCACAATGGCGCGAAGTATACGGCAGACGCGCTGGACGGCCTCATCACCGGTCTTGAGAAGAAGGGGTATGAGATCGTGCCGGTATCTCAGCTCATCTATAAGGACGGTTATCATATGGATGTGACAGGCCGGCAGATAAAAGACTGA
- a CDS encoding TetR/AcrR family transcriptional regulator codes for MPKFSETEKEIIKKKMLQEGERLFTSFGIKKVSIDEIVNASGIAKGSFYSFYPNKESLYMDIAGNLQKKMWSELEGFLNKNRSLPPRILCKKCFLCMFNGLQKYPMLKRADSETAEYLFRKLPREVMEAHSKDDRLEIIKLQEYGIHFNCSIEIAAKILQTLAISFLNLQNDDTDDQQVIMEVILDGVLKEIVCEEHDASQTEVL; via the coding sequence ATGCCAAAGTTCAGCGAAACTGAAAAAGAAATAATAAAGAAAAAAATGCTGCAGGAGGGTGAAAGATTATTTACATCATTCGGTATAAAGAAAGTGTCTATCGATGAAATCGTAAATGCTAGTGGAATAGCTAAAGGTTCTTTCTACTCATTCTATCCGAACAAAGAATCCCTTTACATGGATATCGCTGGAAATCTTCAAAAAAAGATGTGGTCGGAACTGGAAGGGTTTTTAAATAAAAATAGGTCTCTGCCTCCCAGAATACTCTGCAAGAAGTGTTTTCTTTGTATGTTTAACGGATTACAAAAATATCCCATGCTGAAACGAGCTGACAGTGAAACAGCAGAATATCTATTTCGCAAGTTACCACGCGAAGTAATGGAAGCTCATTCAAAAGATGATCGTCTTGAAATAATTAAATTGCAGGAATATGGTATCCACTTTAACTGCAGTATTGAGATTGCGGCAAAAATATTACAGACATTGGCAATTAGTTTTCTAAATCTGCAAAATGATGATACTGATGATCAACAGGTTATTATGGAGGTTATCCTGGATGGTGTATTAAAAGAAATTGTCTGTGAAGAACACGATGCCAGTCAAACGGAGGTACTTTAA
- a CDS encoding TetR/AcrR family transcriptional regulator yields the protein MSYFISAAIEIIEQDGIGELSIRKVAEKAGYNSATLYHYFSSLEELTLFACAKCLNEYATELPSYLKQAKDMREQYLLNWECFCNHSFCHPDIYQVLFFSPAGAANLPAVFKMYHEIFPMERSDSAAEYEEMLMEGDFYKRDYIALERIIQEKGYDIPPEDAMAVIEMNILIFRGMLAKMKDTVRTLTVKDAVKRTVTYMEHTLHSYHIG from the coding sequence ATGTCATATTTTATCAGCGCGGCGATCGAAATTATCGAACAGGATGGAATCGGTGAGCTTTCCATCAGGAAGGTGGCTGAGAAGGCAGGCTATAACAGCGCTACACTGTATCATTATTTTTCAAGTCTTGAAGAACTGACGCTGTTTGCGTGCGCCAAGTGTCTGAATGAATATGCAACGGAACTGCCTTCCTATCTGAAGCAGGCCAAAGATATGAGAGAGCAGTATCTGCTCAACTGGGAATGCTTTTGCAATCATTCGTTCTGCCATCCCGATATTTACCAGGTGCTTTTCTTTAGTCCCGCCGGCGCGGCGAATCTGCCCGCTGTATTTAAGATGTATCACGAGATTTTTCCGATGGAGAGGTCTGACAGCGCGGCAGAGTACGAAGAGATGCTCATGGAAGGAGACTTTTATAAACGCGATTACATAGCGTTGGAACGCATTATACAGGAAAAAGGGTACGATATACCGCCGGAGGATGCCATGGCCGTCATCGAGATGAACATTCTCATCTTCAGGGGCATGCTGGCGAAGATGAAAGATACGGTGCGGACGCTTACTGTTAAGGACGCTGTCAAAAGGACGGTCACTTACATGGAGCACACGCTGCATTCTTACCATATCGGCTGA
- a CDS encoding GGDEF domain-containing protein: MKKRNIVVSIICAVLCCAGVTVIFQRYQSWTNQAFDKLAAQNIKAYSDSQNVEVTARVENVRTTLKTIAEMVQQREESGGGTQDLKDYFNAVSKNEDIQAEGVRYYRFDSIDTSVMSENDLKMIEQLKKGESVVSDIFPSENENGTALYYGIAEPIFVDGKAEGFIRGLISSDTLLYSSQTGFMRTDTESFLMYEDGTNAFTENLSEERGPYVNMYDSLENIGGSPDQVRELKENIKEKKQKVMIFMKGKEPVYVSYSFLPYNGWIILNVFYSADMNEYVVTLEDNGKKMTALLIGLAAVILLLVAGIVYHSNKEHRFERKRTALLANFSDTILCEYDRRRDTLKCTSNISRLLAVEQTVITEFKKYIFDSGLVYSGDHQVLDKILAGHPKEGETAQYEVRLKTKDGTYIWCRLDIITIGAKRERRLVIKVTDISGEKKKEMALVRKAERDNLSGLLNRGAFKEQVQEYIQQSQGGCLFLIDLDNFKDINDKYGHLAGDESIRKVGEVLKTCFRAKDIIGRYGGDEFFAFVPGRMTRDVIDGRAADVVHKVAAITLDEAPDLHFTCSVGIVRCGEGSTFKDCLKRADEAMYKAKDRGKNSWFVQ, translated from the coding sequence ATGAAAAAAAGGAACATCGTAGTCAGTATAATCTGTGCCGTGCTTTGCTGCGCGGGCGTAACGGTCATCTTCCAGAGATATCAGTCATGGACGAACCAGGCGTTTGACAAACTGGCGGCGCAGAACATAAAAGCGTACTCTGACAGCCAGAATGTGGAAGTCACTGCACGGGTAGAGAATGTGAGGACTACATTAAAAACAATAGCTGAGATGGTACAGCAGCGGGAAGAGTCAGGTGGGGGGACGCAGGACCTGAAAGATTATTTTAACGCGGTGAGCAAAAATGAGGATATTCAGGCAGAGGGAGTGCGGTATTACCGGTTCGACAGCATAGACACATCGGTCATGTCTGAGAATGACCTGAAAATGATAGAGCAGCTGAAAAAAGGGGAATCTGTTGTCTCAGATATCTTTCCTTCTGAAAACGAGAATGGAACTGCACTTTACTACGGAATTGCGGAGCCGATATTTGTGGACGGGAAGGCGGAAGGCTTTATCAGAGGGCTGATCAGCAGCGATACGCTGCTGTATTCCAGCCAGACCGGATTCATGCGGACAGATACGGAAAGCTTTCTCATGTACGAGGACGGCACAAATGCGTTTACGGAAAATCTGTCAGAAGAGCGGGGGCCATATGTCAATATGTATGACAGCCTGGAGAACATAGGCGGCAGTCCGGATCAGGTCAGAGAACTGAAAGAAAATATTAAAGAGAAGAAGCAGAAAGTCATGATATTCATGAAAGGGAAAGAGCCGGTATATGTATCTTACAGCTTTCTTCCATACAATGGCTGGATCATCCTGAATGTGTTTTACTCGGCAGATATGAACGAGTATGTAGTGACGCTTGAAGACAACGGAAAAAAGATGACGGCGCTGCTTATCGGGCTGGCGGCGGTGATCCTTCTTCTCGTTGCCGGCATTGTCTACCACAGTAATAAGGAGCACCGGTTTGAGCGCAAGCGGACGGCGCTTCTGGCCAATTTCAGCGACACGATACTGTGCGAGTATGACCGCAGGCGGGACACGCTCAAATGTACGTCCAATATTTCGAGGCTGCTGGCGGTAGAACAGACGGTGATCACGGAATTTAAAAAATATATCTTTGATTCAGGTCTTGTTTATTCCGGTGATCATCAGGTGCTGGATAAGATACTGGCGGGGCATCCAAAGGAAGGGGAAACCGCCCAGTATGAAGTAAGGCTTAAGACAAAAGACGGGACGTATATATGGTGCAGACTGGATATTATAACGATCGGAGCAAAAAGAGAGAGGCGTCTTGTCATCAAAGTCACGGATATCTCTGGTGAAAAGAAAAAAGAGATGGCGCTTGTGCGCAAGGCAGAGCGGGATAACCTGTCCGGACTGCTCAACAGAGGGGCGTTCAAGGAACAGGTGCAGGAGTATATACAGCAGAGTCAGGGCGGCTGCCTGTTTTTGATCGACCTGGATAACTTTAAAGATATCAATGACAAATACGGACATCTGGCCGGGGATGAAAGTATACGTAAGGTCGGGGAAGTTCTGAAGACATGTTTCAGAGCAAAGGATATAATTGGACGGTACGGGGGAGACGAGTTTTTCGCGTTTGTGCCCGGAAGAATGACCCGGGATGTCATCGACGGACGGGCGGCCGATGTCGTTCATAAGGTGGCCGCGATCACGCTTGATGAGGCGCCGGACCTGCATTTTACGTGCAGCGTGGGAATCGTAAGATGCGGGGAGGGAAGTACGTTTAAAGACTGTCTGAAACGTGCGGACGAAGCCATGTATAAGGCCAAGGACCGGGGAAAGAATTCCTGGTTTGTACAATAA
- the pepI gene encoding proline iminopeptidase, giving the protein MEIREGYMPFKEYKTYYRITGKKTGSKKPLVLLHGGPGSTHNYFEVLDRLAEEDGRELVMYDQIGCGESYVENRPDLWTAETWIEELAALREHLGLDEIHLLGQSWGGMLLLDYVCNHKPSGLKSLILSSTLPASWMWGVEQHRMIKELPQEMQDAIEKATSSGDYSDPVYAAAENEYMLRHAAGAVTDDSPECLRRPVQKGGEAYVIGWGPNEFTPMGTLKDYDVTEQLKDIKEPALVINGGNDLCTPYIAKYMYDRIPNSRWELFQFCRHMCFVEDNDRYVELMKEWLNAND; this is encoded by the coding sequence ATGGAAATCAGAGAAGGCTATATGCCATTTAAGGAGTACAAGACGTATTACCGGATCACAGGAAAGAAGACTGGCAGTAAGAAACCATTGGTTCTGCTTCATGGAGGACCGGGTTCTACGCATAACTATTTTGAGGTGCTGGACCGGCTGGCAGAGGAAGACGGACGAGAGCTTGTGATGTATGACCAGATTGGATGCGGCGAGTCCTACGTCGAAAACCGCCCGGATCTGTGGACGGCCGAGACGTGGATCGAAGAACTTGCCGCGCTCAGAGAACACCTGGGACTTGATGAGATACATTTGCTCGGCCAGTCATGGGGAGGCATGCTTCTGCTTGATTACGTGTGCAACCACAAACCGTCCGGACTTAAAAGTCTCATACTGTCAAGTACACTTCCGGCATCCTGGATGTGGGGAGTAGAGCAGCACCGCATGATCAAGGAGCTTCCGCAGGAGATGCAGGATGCGATCGAGAAAGCGACTTCATCCGGAGACTACAGCGACCCGGTCTATGCCGCGGCTGAAAATGAATACATGCTGCGCCATGCAGCAGGCGCCGTGACGGACGATTCTCCGGAATGTCTGAGACGTCCCGTACAGAAAGGCGGAGAAGCCTATGTGATTGGCTGGGGACCAAATGAATTTACACCGATGGGGACGCTTAAGGATTACGATGTGACAGAGCAGCTGAAAGATATCAAAGAGCCGGCGCTTGTCATCAATGGAGGAAATGATCTGTGTACGCCGTACATTGCGAAGTATATGTATGACAGGATCCCGAATTCCAGATGGGAGCTGTTCCAGTTCTGCCGCCATATGTGCTTTGTTGAGGACAATGACAGATATGTAGAATTGATGAAGGAATGGCTCAATGCCAACGACTAA
- a CDS encoding Hsp20/alpha crystallin family protein: MLMPRIFGERVFDDFWDFPMKRIASDSMMRTDVKEADGKYELTMDLPGFKKEDVKASLKNGYLTISAATDRSNDEKDEKGRYIRRERMSGSCSRSFYVGEAVREEDIKAKFEDGTLTLLVPKEESQPKVEEDKYIAIEG; this comes from the coding sequence ATGTTGATGCCGAGAATTTTTGGAGAAAGAGTTTTTGATGATTTCTGGGATTTTCCGATGAAGAGGATCGCTTCTGACAGCATGATGCGGACAGATGTAAAAGAGGCTGACGGAAAATATGAGCTGACGATGGATCTTCCCGGATTCAAAAAGGAAGATGTAAAGGCCTCGCTGAAGAATGGTTATCTTACCATAAGCGCTGCCACAGACAGAAGCAATGATGAGAAGGACGAGAAAGGCAGATATATCCGCAGGGAACGCATGAGCGGATCATGCAGCAGAAGCTTTTATGTCGGGGAGGCAGTCCGCGAAGAAGACATCAAAGCAAAATTTGAGGACGGGACGCTGACACTTCTTGTACCGAAGGAGGAGAGTCAGCCGAAGGTTGAAGAAGACAAATATATTGCGATAGAAGGATAA
- a CDS encoding DMT family transporter, with product MSGEVITTADDKKEQDVQRKKGFFAAFMAGLLWGASSPIAQFLFEDKGVTSEWLVPYRLVMAGVLLFLYAVLFKKQSPVVWKERSDGVRQIVFSILGMMGMQYTFFAAVQETNAGTATIFQYLNPAMLIIYFAVIYKVMPKAKEITAVLCSLAGIFLVVTHGNIHALSVSPKGILLGLLVALTTCFYGVLPGPLLKKYPAEMVCAWAMIIGGLVLTAVTRPWRLYVHIDGAVVAAFLSIVILGTIFPFCFYLSSLKSVGSVYAGLLSSVEPVAATVLAAVFLGTTFRMIDVAGFVLVLSTLFILNINSK from the coding sequence ATGAGTGGGGAAGTTATAACAACAGCAGACGATAAAAAAGAGCAGGATGTACAGAGGAAAAAAGGATTTTTTGCAGCCTTTATGGCAGGACTTCTTTGGGGCGCTTCAAGCCCTATAGCGCAGTTTCTGTTTGAAGACAAGGGAGTGACGTCGGAATGGCTCGTGCCGTACCGCCTTGTCATGGCAGGGGTCCTTCTGTTTCTGTATGCCGTACTTTTTAAGAAGCAGAGTCCCGTGGTATGGAAGGAGAGAAGCGACGGCGTCCGCCAGATCGTCTTTTCCATACTTGGTATGATGGGGATGCAGTATACATTTTTTGCGGCGGTGCAGGAGACAAATGCGGGGACGGCCACTATATTCCAGTATTTGAATCCGGCTATGCTCATCATATATTTTGCGGTGATCTATAAGGTGATGCCGAAAGCAAAAGAGATCACGGCTGTACTGTGCTCTCTGGCAGGTATTTTTCTTGTGGTGACCCACGGGAATATCCATGCCCTGTCCGTGTCGCCGAAAGGTATTCTGCTCGGGCTGCTGGTGGCGCTGACTACTTGTTTCTACGGTGTGCTTCCCGGACCGCTGCTGAAGAAATACCCGGCAGAAATGGTATGTGCCTGGGCCATGATCATCGGCGGACTTGTGCTGACGGCAGTGACGAGGCCATGGAGGCTTTACGTACATATTGACGGGGCGGTAGTGGCAGCATTTTTGTCTATTGTCATATTGGGAACGATATTCCCGTTCTGCTTTTACCTGTCTTCGCTGAAAAGTGTCGGTTCTGTATACGCAGGGCTGCTCTCCAGCGTGGAGCCTGTGGCGGCGACGGTGCTGGCCGCGGTCTTCCTCGGAACGACCTTCCGCATGATAGATGTAGCAGGTTTTGTGCTTGTGCTGTCCACGTTGTTTATTTTAAATATCAATTCCAAATAA
- a CDS encoding DMT family transporter, which translates to MWIINCCRQAGGMMKENKSVYIMFIFLQSVLYGIGNPVTKIAFESISVYWCLALRFSLAFFVLMLFFGKKIIRELKSARIMDCLPASLCMAAAYISVNLALKWTTATNVGFLMSLPVVLAPVLARVVLKTKYEWKHIPVQAAVVAGLYLLCCGEEGFVFGKGEAFALITAAAVAGALVYGEKSLAGMSACTVSAAQAGLTAVISLALAAGLEELHVDSVTPAAWGVVAYLAIGCTCIAYLLQNTAVAKISSQTVSMLQTSQPVATAVFSFLILGELLTVRGYIGAAVILVCILAESVFARQGRRSV; encoded by the coding sequence ATGTGGATAATAAACTGTTGTCGGCAAGCGGGGGGAATGATGAAAGAGAACAAATCGGTTTATATCATGTTTATTTTTTTGCAGAGTGTATTATATGGCATCGGAAACCCGGTAACGAAGATCGCGTTTGAGAGCATCTCCGTGTACTGGTGCCTTGCTCTGCGTTTTTCGCTGGCCTTTTTTGTGCTCATGCTGTTCTTTGGAAAGAAGATCATACGGGAGTTAAAAAGCGCAAGGATCATGGATTGCCTGCCGGCCAGTCTCTGTATGGCGGCGGCATACATATCCGTCAATCTGGCGCTCAAGTGGACAACAGCTACTAACGTGGGGTTTTTGATGTCTCTCCCGGTGGTCCTTGCGCCTGTACTTGCAAGAGTTGTTCTGAAGACAAAGTATGAGTGGAAGCATATCCCGGTACAGGCGGCCGTGGTGGCCGGGCTGTACCTGCTCTGCTGCGGGGAGGAGGGATTTGTCTTCGGGAAAGGAGAGGCGTTCGCTCTGATCACCGCGGCTGCAGTGGCGGGGGCGCTCGTGTATGGCGAGAAATCGCTGGCGGGTATGAGCGCCTGTACGGTATCAGCGGCCCAGGCCGGTCTTACGGCAGTTATCAGCCTCGCTCTTGCGGCCGGTCTGGAAGAACTGCATGTGGACAGTGTGACGCCGGCCGCGTGGGGCGTTGTAGCCTATCTTGCCATCGGGTGTACCTGTATTGCCTATCTGCTCCAGAACACGGCGGTGGCAAAGATATCCTCCCAGACAGTGTCAATGCTGCAGACGTCACAGCCGGTTGCCACGGCAGTCTTTTCGTTTCTCATCCTGGGGGAACTGCTGACGGTGAGAGGATATATAGGAGCGGCGGTGATACTCGTGTGCATTCTGGCGGAAAGTGTATTTGCAAGACAGGGACGAAGAAGTGTATAA
- a CDS encoding CPBP family intramembrane glutamic endopeptidase produces the protein MKNNEPETISLPKSFCIFMIAGIQFYVVIKIIVPWLSRCLNTTEYIVWMFAGTFLLFIPIFSTAFLLLKKDGYAMDHKTIKRALNLHKLSKKDCLWIITGLIIAGLLCCIIILLFMGFSNSFTVESLYSISPIAVSPLHGNELWYAVFLPVFFFFNYAGEEILWRGYILPRQLNSNYGKYAILINALFHCVYHFVFGIKPLIIMFPMLILMPLIVSKTKNTWTSIIIHTLIGAPTQVMIILGVLGN, from the coding sequence ATGAAAAATAACGAACCTGAGACTATATCATTACCAAAGTCATTTTGTATATTTATGATCGCAGGAATACAATTTTATGTTGTTATTAAAATTATTGTCCCCTGGTTATCCCGTTGTTTAAATACAACAGAATATATAGTATGGATGTTTGCAGGAACATTTTTACTTTTTATCCCGATATTTTCTACCGCATTTCTATTATTGAAAAAGGATGGATATGCGATGGATCATAAGACAATTAAAAGAGCACTTAATTTACATAAATTAAGCAAAAAAGACTGTCTATGGATTATAACAGGTTTAATAATTGCAGGATTATTATGTTGTATCATTATTCTTTTATTTATGGGTTTCTCGAACTCTTTTACAGTAGAAAGTCTATATAGTATTTCTCCCATTGCTGTGTCACCTTTGCATGGAAATGAATTATGGTATGCAGTTTTTCTTCCTGTGTTCTTTTTCTTCAATTATGCAGGGGAAGAAATACTATGGCGGGGATACATTTTACCACGACAGTTAAATTCTAATTATGGAAAGTATGCCATACTCATAAATGCTTTGTTTCATTGCGTTTACCATTTTGTTTTTGGAATAAAGCCATTGATTATAATGTTTCCCATGCTCATACTTATGCCCCTTATCGTTTCAAAGACTAAGAATACTTGGACATCAATTATTATACATACTTTAATAGGAGCACCGACCCAGGTCATGATTATTTTAGGGGTGCTTGGAAATTAA